Proteins from one Candidatus Nitrospira nitrificans genomic window:
- a CDS encoding universal stress protein: protein MSGLATRVKQEGLGVDWHLREGVPSEQIGQAALEHRADLVVVGTNGRTGLDHILLGSTAERVIKQAPCPVLTVRVARLHGQKSEEGPPCIRHLLVPIDFSSPSLDALEYAIQVVDRFGTKLTLLHVLEPIYHDLELGLGRIEQEVQKRTHWDAQLDGLAQVVRERGLAAGSIVLGGIPSESIVTHARGQGCDLIVMGTHGRRGLARLRYGSVAESVLLQAPCPVLTVRSPKFSPNHNRMMPLSMTES, encoded by the coding sequence TTGAGTGGCCTGGCGACTCGCGTGAAACAGGAAGGACTTGGGGTGGATTGGCATTTGCGCGAGGGCGTTCCCAGCGAGCAGATCGGACAGGCTGCGCTCGAACATCGAGCCGACCTTGTCGTCGTCGGCACGAATGGAAGGACCGGACTGGACCATATCCTGCTGGGCAGCACGGCGGAGCGCGTCATCAAGCAGGCGCCTTGTCCCGTGCTCACGGTGAGGGTCGCCCGTCTCCACGGTCAGAAGTCTGAGGAGGGACCGCCATGTATCCGGCATCTGCTGGTTCCCATCGATTTTTCGAGTCCGTCCCTTGACGCGCTGGAGTATGCGATTCAGGTGGTCGATCGCTTCGGAACCAAACTCACCCTGCTCCATGTGCTGGAACCGATCTATCACGATCTGGAATTGGGGTTGGGCCGGATCGAGCAGGAGGTCCAGAAGCGGACGCACTGGGACGCTCAATTGGATGGTCTTGCGCAAGTGGTGAGGGAACGAGGTTTGGCGGCGGGGTCGATCGTGCTCGGAGGGATTCCGTCGGAGTCGATTGTGACCCATGCCCGTGGGCAGGGCTGCGATTTGATCGTCATGGGCACCCATGGACGGCGAGGACTCGCTCGTCTGCGGTATGGCAGCGTGGCTGAATCCGTCCTTCTGCAGGCGCCCTGTCCCGTGCTCACGGTCCGAAGTCCGAAGTTCAGCCCTAACCATAACCGCATGATGCCCCTGTCGATGACAGAGTCCTAA
- a CDS encoding MarC family protein, giving the protein MHDWGTYAHNATALFVIANPIGVTPLFISLTNRQTEDQRRHTARLTATTVVIVLITTMFLGEAILHLFGIRMASFRAGGGILILLMAIAMLQARPSPTRHTAEESKEAAVRDEVAVVPLGIPLVAGPGAISTVIIYADQATTWFDMTMLFLTVLCVAGSVWIALSLSDRIGVMLGTTGINIVTRLLGLLLAAVGVEFLADGLTELLPGLANQK; this is encoded by the coding sequence ATGCATGACTGGGGTACCTATGCGCACAATGCCACGGCATTGTTCGTCATCGCCAATCCGATCGGAGTCACGCCGCTTTTTATAAGCCTGACCAACCGGCAAACCGAGGACCAGAGGCGACACACGGCGCGTCTCACTGCAACAACGGTGGTCATCGTCCTTATTACAACTATGTTCCTGGGCGAGGCCATCCTCCATTTATTCGGAATTCGTATGGCCTCATTCCGCGCCGGCGGCGGAATTCTTATCCTCTTGATGGCCATCGCCATGCTGCAAGCTCGACCGAGCCCGACCCGTCACACGGCGGAAGAGTCGAAAGAGGCGGCAGTACGTGACGAGGTGGCCGTCGTTCCTTTGGGCATTCCGCTTGTGGCAGGGCCCGGCGCGATCAGCACCGTGATCATTTATGCCGACCAGGCGACAACATGGTTTGATATGACCATGCTATTTCTCACTGTCCTCTGCGTCGCCGGCTCAGTGTGGATCGCGCTGAGCCTTTCGGACCGAATCGGAGTCATGTTGGGCACGACAGGCATCAACATCGTCACCCGCTTGCTGGGATTGCTACTGGCGGCCGTGGGAGTCGAATTCCTCGCCGATGGCTTGACCGAACTGCTTCCGGGCCTGGCGAACCAGAAATAA
- a CDS encoding PepSY domain-containing protein, with product MRPNSLTVFALAMLVSPTAVMTVADSALGGEHNKIEMAATAKVTIDEAIKTASEKIAGKIIEAELERKHNRLVWEVEVLTAAGKVMEVHIDAETGAVIDVEEEKSKSGKLKRPGS from the coding sequence ATGAGACCGAACTCTCTCACGGTTTTTGCACTGGCCATGCTGGTATCGCCGACTGCCGTCATGACGGTAGCCGACTCAGCCCTTGGAGGGGAACACAACAAGATCGAGATGGCGGCCACGGCCAAGGTCACAATCGATGAGGCGATCAAAACGGCGTCGGAGAAAATCGCGGGCAAGATCATCGAGGCAGAGTTGGAGCGGAAACATAACAGACTGGTGTGGGAAGTCGAAGTCCTCACGGCCGCGGGCAAAGTCATGGAGGTCCATATCGATGCCGAGACCGGTGCGGTGATCGATGTGGAAGAAGAGAAATCAAAGTCGGGGAAGCTCAAACGACCAGGGTCCTGA
- a CDS encoding cytochrome c translates to MKSRWCTVVVVLWVMTIAVLGWFFIKGVTAKGSDGRTEILLAAAERDHILAEMRQLLKAVDGVVRELGEPKPDLKQMEAAAREVGTHMAADTEPAIMAKLPLPFKQMGMSIHKDMDALADAIVKEETPQQILKRLSSMTARCTACHDMYRFSCNPSSLFKHTQVNHGPVAN, encoded by the coding sequence ATGAAATCGCGCTGGTGCACGGTGGTCGTTGTTCTTTGGGTCATGACAATCGCGGTGCTGGGATGGTTCTTCATCAAGGGCGTGACGGCGAAGGGAAGCGACGGGCGCACGGAAATACTGCTGGCGGCCGCTGAACGCGATCACATTCTTGCGGAAATGCGGCAGCTCTTGAAAGCGGTGGACGGCGTCGTCAGGGAACTGGGAGAGCCGAAGCCCGATCTGAAGCAGATGGAAGCAGCGGCCAGGGAGGTCGGGACGCACATGGCTGCCGATACAGAGCCGGCCATCATGGCCAAGCTGCCGCTGCCGTTTAAGCAGATGGGCATGTCGATCCACAAGGACATGGATGCGCTGGCCGATGCGATCGTGAAGGAGGAGACACCTCAACAAATTTTGAAACGACTCTCGAGCATGACGGCCCGCTGCACGGCCTGTCATGACATGTACAGATTCAGCTGCAATCCCTCCAGTCTCTTCAAACACACACAGGTAAACCACGGTCCCGTCGCAAACTAG
- a CDS encoding acetate/propionate family kinase, translating into MNRQKPSPFILMINGGSSSIKFALFRHMDSPVSVTRGMVDRIGLPNSEMLVTDAATQQSSRRTVHAPDHRTCVGFITEWLDQQVGRGRLYAVGHRIVHGGKTYSRPERVTPELLAELRRLCPYSPEHLPAEIILIESFRRYNARLTQVACFDTAFHRDIPRVARLLPIPRRYEKQGIQRYGFHGLSYTFLMRELKRVGVPGEAEGRVILAHLGNGASMAAVKDGRPIDTTMGFTPASGLPMSRRSGDLDPGLVSYLARTEGMNADEFHKMVNTESGLLGVSELSSDMRDLLEQERSDPRAAEAVALFCYHAKKWIGALTATLGGLDTLVFTAGIGEKSPIIRARICAGLEFLGLSLDPMRNEAGEAVISKEGGKVAVRVMHTDEESEIARSVRELLGEPTR; encoded by the coding sequence ATGAATCGACAGAAACCGAGCCCGTTCATTCTCATGATCAACGGAGGATCGTCCAGCATCAAGTTTGCTTTATTTCGACACATGGATTCTCCTGTGTCGGTGACACGCGGCATGGTCGATCGGATCGGCCTGCCGAACAGCGAGATGCTTGTCACCGACGCGGCCACGCAACAATCGAGTCGTCGGACCGTTCACGCACCGGATCATCGTACGTGTGTCGGGTTTATAACCGAATGGTTGGATCAGCAGGTCGGTAGGGGGCGTCTCTATGCTGTCGGACATCGTATCGTCCATGGCGGCAAGACCTATAGCAGACCTGAACGAGTGACGCCCGAGTTGTTGGCGGAGCTTCGACGACTCTGTCCCTATAGCCCTGAGCATCTGCCGGCGGAAATTATCTTGATCGAATCGTTTCGTCGGTATAATGCGAGGCTTACCCAAGTCGCCTGTTTCGATACGGCATTTCACCGGGACATACCGCGGGTGGCGCGACTGCTGCCGATTCCGAGGCGGTATGAGAAGCAGGGTATTCAGCGCTATGGGTTTCACGGGTTGTCGTACACATTTCTAATGCGAGAATTGAAGAGAGTGGGTGTGCCTGGCGAGGCCGAAGGCCGTGTCATTCTCGCGCATCTCGGAAACGGAGCGAGCATGGCGGCGGTCAAGGATGGGCGTCCGATCGATACGACGATGGGCTTTACTCCGGCTTCCGGCCTTCCCATGAGCCGTCGATCGGGTGATCTCGATCCGGGGCTTGTGTCTTATTTGGCAAGAACAGAAGGCATGAACGCGGATGAGTTTCACAAGATGGTGAATACGGAATCGGGTTTGCTGGGGGTCTCTGAACTCAGCTCCGACATGCGTGATTTACTGGAGCAGGAGCGGAGCGATCCACGAGCGGCCGAAGCCGTTGCGTTATTTTGTTATCACGCGAAAAAATGGATTGGGGCGCTCACTGCGACATTAGGAGGATTGGACACATTGGTCTTCACCGCCGGGATCGGGGAGAAGTCTCCGATCATTCGCGCGCGCATCTGCGCCGGCTTGGAATTTCTCGGCCTGTCGCTCGATCCGATGCGCAACGAGGCCGGTGAAGCGGTGATATCCAAAGAAGGCGGCAAGGTGGCCGTCCGCGTCATGCATACCGACGAAGAGAGCGAGATCGCCAGGTCTGTCCGGGAATTGCTCGGTGAACCGACACGATGA
- a CDS encoding universal stress protein: MNDLLINRVLVATDFSECARRAGEYGMCVAQAWSAHVDLLYWSMCGEDWSSMRRLPILSWR, from the coding sequence ATGAACGACTTGTTGATCAATCGGGTCCTCGTCGCCACGGATTTTTCCGAGTGCGCGAGGCGCGCCGGTGAGTACGGCATGTGTGTTGCGCAGGCTTGGTCCGCTCATGTGGACTTGCTTTACTGGTCGATGTGTGGCGAGGATTGGAGTTCGATGCGCCGATTGCCGATCCTCTCCTGGAGATGA
- a CDS encoding response regulator: MNRGGIGGLFHPVTELTQQSLAERRLRVLRDLADRSATATSIDEGLAVIAHTLEASELDVPFALFYRLDSEGKSARRVALVGLQPGSALAPDRIHLDVSGEASWPLAKAQAAGESLMVGDLARRFGPFQCRPYDEAPHSGIVQPILLPGLTQPFGFLVTGVSSRRPLDEPYRTFHDMLGEAAGNALAKARAYEEERKRAEALAELDRVKTVFFSNVSHEFRTPLTLMLGPLEDALAHAHGILPPGAAQDLETSHRNALRLLKLVNTMLDFSRIEAGRIQASYHPTDLASLTAELASNFRSACEKAGLRLVIDCLPLSEPVYVDRDMWEKIVLNLISNAFKFTLDGEIEVSLKEVGSGRWVVDSDEREGKSDGIMLRVRDTGVGIPSDELPRMFERFHRVERSRGRTHEGTGIGLALVQELVKLHGGTVQVDSIFGKGSAFTVTIPFGNAHLPEDRINAGRTLASTATGAAPFVEEALRWMPENSLSGLSGLSRVPGDQTDRIDKADFGTIRPRVLVVEDNADMREYLRRLLNRNYDVEAVADGQVALQRIQADLPDLVLSDVMMPRLDGFGLLRALRDDPATKTIPVILLSARAGEESRVEGLGQGADDYLTKPFSARELLARVEAHIRLQRVRREAEARLRSLAGRLESLVKERTQELEQSRERLRALATELNLAEQRERRRLATELHDHLQQMLVLGKLKLGQGKRLANVEPTAVKLIKETDEVLSDALTYTRTMVAELSPPVLREFGLSAGLKWLGEYMKKREHRVAVVVPDSGALKLPDDQVILLFQSVRELLINSSKHAETSEAKVTMEQRDGNLFITVSDEGKGFDLAAAPPAEVPSGGLSSKYGLYSIQERMLALGGSFDIRSAPGQGTTAMLSLPLSGRADDARVMSADPPEVRPSVRLDEPARRAPKARQPVKRKGVKTVQVLLVDDHEMIRQGLRMVLESYNDVTIVGEAVNGEEALAAVEKLRPDVVIMDINMPRMNGIEATGRIKHRYPETAVIGLSMNMREADRQAMRQAGAVHLMTKESAVEQLYDAIQEAMKNREPAG; this comes from the coding sequence ATGAATCGGGGCGGCATCGGCGGCCTGTTCCATCCGGTGACGGAGTTGACCCAGCAGTCGCTCGCGGAGCGGCGGTTGCGGGTGTTGCGCGATCTTGCCGACCGGAGCGCGACCGCGACATCCATCGACGAGGGGTTGGCGGTGATCGCTCACACGTTGGAAGCAAGCGAGCTGGATGTGCCGTTCGCCCTGTTCTATCGCCTGGACTCAGAGGGCAAATCCGCGCGGCGAGTCGCGCTGGTGGGGTTGCAACCGGGATCGGCCTTGGCGCCGGATCGCATCCACTTGGATGTGTCCGGCGAGGCGTCCTGGCCGCTGGCCAAGGCGCAGGCCGCCGGTGAATCGCTCATGGTCGGGGATCTCGCCAGGCGGTTTGGGCCGTTTCAGTGCCGGCCCTACGACGAAGCGCCGCATTCAGGGATCGTCCAGCCCATTCTTCTGCCGGGGCTCACGCAGCCCTTCGGCTTTCTGGTGACCGGCGTCAGCTCCCGCCGTCCGTTGGACGAACCCTACCGCACCTTCCACGACATGCTCGGCGAGGCCGCGGGTAACGCATTGGCCAAGGCTCGCGCCTATGAAGAAGAACGCAAGCGCGCCGAAGCGCTGGCCGAACTGGACCGCGTCAAGACGGTGTTCTTTTCCAACGTGAGCCATGAATTCCGCACGCCGCTCACGCTGATGCTCGGGCCGCTGGAGGATGCGCTGGCTCACGCCCATGGCATTCTCCCCCCTGGTGCGGCCCAGGACTTGGAGACTTCCCATAGGAACGCCCTCCGCCTCCTGAAGCTCGTCAATACCATGTTGGATTTTTCCCGCATCGAAGCCGGGCGCATTCAGGCTTCGTACCATCCGACCGATCTGGCCTCCTTGACCGCGGAGCTCGCCAGTAACTTCCGGTCGGCCTGCGAAAAGGCCGGTTTGCGGCTCGTCATCGATTGCCTGCCGCTCTCCGAACCGGTCTATGTCGATCGCGACATGTGGGAGAAGATCGTGCTGAACCTCATCTCGAACGCGTTCAAGTTCACGTTGGATGGGGAAATTGAAGTGAGCTTAAAAGAAGTGGGCAGCGGGCGGTGGGTCGTGGATAGTGATGAGCGGGAGGGGAAAAGCGATGGCATCATGCTGCGCGTTAGAGACACCGGCGTCGGCATTCCATCGGATGAATTGCCGCGCATGTTCGAGCGATTTCACCGCGTTGAACGCAGTCGCGGGCGTACGCATGAAGGCACGGGCATCGGTCTGGCGCTCGTGCAGGAACTCGTGAAGCTCCATGGCGGCACTGTGCAGGTGGACAGCATCTTCGGTAAGGGAAGCGCATTCACGGTGACGATCCCGTTCGGTAACGCCCATTTGCCGGAGGACCGTATCAACGCCGGCCGCACCTTGGCCTCCACGGCCACCGGCGCCGCGCCCTTCGTGGAAGAAGCGCTGCGATGGATGCCCGAAAACAGTCTATCCGGTCTCTCTGGTCTATCTCGTGTACCTGGTGACCAGACAGACCGAATAGACAAGGCAGATTTCGGCACCATCCGTCCCCGCGTGCTCGTGGTCGAGGATAATGCCGACATGCGCGAGTATCTCCGCCGGCTTCTGAACCGGAACTACGACGTTGAAGCCGTGGCGGATGGGCAGGTCGCTCTGCAGCGGATTCAGGCTGACCTGCCCGACCTCGTGCTCTCCGACGTGATGATGCCGAGGCTGGATGGCTTCGGGTTGCTGCGCGCGCTGCGGGACGATCCCGCGACAAAGACGATCCCGGTTATTTTGCTGTCGGCGCGGGCCGGCGAAGAATCGCGGGTCGAGGGGCTGGGGCAGGGCGCCGATGACTATCTCACCAAGCCCTTCAGCGCCCGGGAATTGCTGGCGCGCGTCGAGGCGCACATTCGGCTCCAGCGTGTCCGCCGCGAGGCCGAAGCGCGGCTCCGTTCGCTTGCCGGGCGGCTAGAAAGCTTAGTGAAGGAACGCACGCAGGAACTCGAACAGTCGCGGGAACGACTGCGCGCGCTGGCGACCGAGCTCAATCTGGCCGAGCAGCGGGAGCGTAGACGGCTGGCGACGGAGCTGCATGACCATTTGCAACAAATGCTGGTGCTCGGAAAGCTCAAGCTCGGCCAAGGCAAACGACTGGCGAACGTGGAACCCACAGCGGTCAAACTGATCAAGGAGACGGACGAGGTGTTATCGGATGCCTTGACCTATACCCGCACCATGGTGGCCGAGTTGAGCCCGCCGGTCTTGCGGGAGTTCGGGCTCTCGGCCGGACTCAAGTGGCTGGGTGAGTACATGAAGAAGCGCGAGCACAGGGTGGCCGTCGTTGTGCCGGACAGCGGCGCTCTCAAATTGCCGGACGATCAAGTCATCCTATTGTTTCAATCCGTGCGCGAGTTGCTGATCAATTCATCGAAACATGCCGAGACCAGTGAAGCCAAGGTCACCATGGAACAGCGCGATGGAAATTTGTTCATCACCGTGAGTGATGAGGGGAAAGGCTTCGATCTTGCTGCTGCTCCTCCTGCTGAAGTGCCTAGTGGCGGCCTCTCATCCAAATATGGCCTGTATAGCATTCAGGAGAGGATGCTTGCGCTGGGCGGGTCGTTCGACATCCGCTCCGCGCCCGGCCAAGGCACGACGGCCATGCTCAGTTTGCCGCTGTCGGGCCGTGCCGATGACGCCAGGGTAATGAGCGCCGACCCGCCGGAGGTTCGGCCGTCGGTCCGCCTGGACGAGCCCGCGAGGCGAGCACCGAAGGCTCGGCAGCCGGTGAAACGAAAAGGGGTGAAAACGGTGCAGGTCTTGTTGGTCGACGATCATGAAATGATCCGACAAGGATTGCGGATGGTCCTGGAAAGCTACAACGACGTGACCATCGTGGGGGAAGCCGTGAACGGTGAAGAGGCGCTGGCGGCGGTCGAGAAGCTTCGTCCCGATGTCGTGATCATGGATATCAACATGCCGAGGATGAACGGCATCGAAGCGACGGGGCGGATCAAGCATCGGTATCCGGAGACGGCCGTGATCGGATTGTCGATGAACATGAGAGAAGCGGATCGACAGGCCATGAGGCAGGCCGGAGCCGTCCATCTGATGACGAAGGAATCGGCGGTCGAACAACTGTATGACGCTATTCAAGAGGCCATGAAGAATAGGGAACCGGCGGGCTAG
- a CDS encoding formylglycine-generating enzyme family protein has product MRQTLGVLSVVLCLNMTANAMALAADAGEQDFAKGESFLKHKQYAEARATLEAGLIKNSSNVQAHFNLAEACRGLAAWDCAEEHYETALHLDAKSRITGTREPRLSKMKVWQSLEEVTAWRLLETAKSLLAGGQTQADKMKQAEEALDGAHELGLNAEQLAVYQQLQAKVPGRRATTSPGSLKPDGSAGEAFPTDPRDVPMAPVPAGEFTMGSTLKTDEKPVHRVYLDAFHMDKYHVTVGQYAKYLEATGAEAPPEWEIMNEPRHQKRPVVNVSWSDAATFCKWAGKRLPTEAEWEKAARGTDGRLYPWGNETPTRLHANFGKKEWAYHMALVPVGMFEMGKSPYGIYDMAGNAWEWVNDWYDHDYYKKSPMKNPQGPTTGKSKVVRGGNWLYVQEFLRSSFRFNADPSGRQFGYGFRCAKTS; this is encoded by the coding sequence ATGAGACAGACGCTGGGGGTGCTGAGTGTTGTCCTATGTTTGAACATGACCGCCAACGCCATGGCGCTGGCAGCCGACGCCGGCGAGCAGGACTTCGCCAAAGGAGAGAGTTTTTTAAAGCACAAGCAATATGCCGAAGCGCGCGCGACGCTGGAGGCAGGGCTCATCAAGAATTCGTCGAATGTGCAGGCTCATTTCAACCTGGCCGAGGCCTGTCGAGGATTAGCAGCCTGGGACTGCGCGGAAGAACATTACGAGACCGCGTTGCATCTGGATGCGAAATCCCGGATCACGGGGACGAGGGAACCACGGTTAAGCAAAATGAAGGTGTGGCAATCGCTGGAGGAAGTGACCGCGTGGCGTTTGCTGGAGACAGCGAAGAGTCTGCTTGCCGGTGGGCAAACTCAGGCCGACAAGATGAAGCAGGCGGAGGAGGCCCTGGACGGCGCTCATGAGCTGGGCCTCAATGCTGAGCAACTGGCCGTCTATCAACAGTTACAAGCGAAAGTCCCTGGACGGCGTGCGACCACCTCGCCGGGTAGCCTCAAACCGGATGGGTCAGCGGGAGAGGCGTTCCCGACCGATCCCCGCGACGTGCCGATGGCGCCGGTGCCGGCAGGAGAATTCACGATGGGGAGCACGCTGAAAACCGACGAAAAGCCCGTGCATCGCGTCTATCTTGACGCGTTCCATATGGACAAGTACCACGTGACGGTGGGGCAGTATGCCAAGTATTTGGAGGCGACGGGCGCGGAGGCGCCGCCGGAGTGGGAGATCATGAACGAACCCCGCCATCAGAAACGTCCGGTCGTGAACGTCAGCTGGTCGGATGCAGCCACCTTCTGCAAATGGGCCGGCAAGCGTCTGCCGACCGAAGCGGAGTGGGAAAAGGCGGCGCGGGGGACGGACGGCCGCCTCTACCCCTGGGGCAACGAGACCCCCACCAGGCTCCACGCGAATTTCGGCAAGAAGGAATGGGCCTATCACATGGCCTTGGTGCCGGTGGGGATGTTCGAAATGGGCAAGAGCCCCTATGGTATTTACGACATGGCCGGCAATGCGTGGGAATGGGTCAACGACTGGTATGACCATGACTATTACAAGAAGAGCCCGATGAAGAATCCTCAAGGACCGACCACGGGTAAGTCTAAAGTCGTGCGGGGCGGCAACTGGCTGTATGTTCAAGAATTTTTGCGCTCTTCATTCCGGTTCAATGCGGACCCGTCTGGTCGCCAGTTCGGCTACGGGTTCCGCTGCGCCAAGACCTCCTAG
- a CDS encoding GreA/GreB family elongation factor, which produces MNSQIRLKDMETGEEKSYTLVFPSDADIEKNRISILAPIGTAILGYRAGDTVEWLVPAGKRKVRIEEILYQPEAAERYDL; this is translated from the coding sequence ATGAATTCTCAAATTCGCCTCAAGGATATGGAGACGGGCGAAGAGAAAAGTTATACCCTTGTATTCCCATCCGATGCAGATATTGAGAAGAATCGAATCTCGATTCTTGCTCCCATCGGCACCGCCATTCTCGGCTATCGGGCGGGTGACACTGTGGAGTGGCTCGTGCCGGCCGGGAAACGCAAGGTGCGGATCGAAGAAATTCTTTATCAGCCCGAGGCAGCCGAACGCTATGATTTGTAA
- a CDS encoding response regulator — protein MSSRMSVSSVAPARSSVPDRTKMKSIRVLLVDDHFLVRQELRKYLSHHLDIELVGEATNGEEAVKLTDLLKPDVVVMDINMPRMNGIEATGSIMRKHPRLQVIGLSFYVGNGNREAFLDAGACLLLEKGTAHEHLPHAIYQAVDKSVDTQSPVNHPLA, from the coding sequence ATGTCGAGCCGTATGTCAGTAAGTTCAGTCGCTCCTGCGCGGAGTTCCGTCCCCGACCGGACGAAGATGAAATCCATTCGCGTGCTTCTGGTGGACGACCACTTCCTCGTCCGTCAAGAATTACGGAAGTATCTGAGCCATCACCTCGACATTGAATTGGTGGGCGAGGCCACGAATGGGGAAGAGGCGGTCAAGCTGACGGACCTGCTCAAGCCCGATGTCGTGGTGATGGACATCAACATGCCGAGGATGAACGGTATCGAAGCGACAGGATCCATCATGCGAAAGCATCCGCGCCTGCAAGTCATCGGCCTCTCGTTTTACGTCGGAAATGGGAATCGAGAAGCATTCCTGGATGCCGGTGCCTGCCTGTTGCTCGAAAAGGGAACGGCCCATGAACATCTGCCCCATGCGATCTATCAGGCGGTCGACAAAAGCGTCGATACTCAATCGCCCGTTAACCATCCCCTCGCCTAA